The nucleotide sequence CAATGGCTAACCTTTCTATATTGAAAAACGGAAAGGCAAAAGCCATTCGACTTACCACTTTAGACGCCATTTGTAAGGCTCTAGACTGTCAACCAGGAGATCTTTTGGAGTATAAACCTGACGAAGAAGACGTACTTTAGTGAAACACATATTGTAACCCTAATAATGGATACTTATAAAAAGTCTCTTATTCGGGTTATTTTTTAAGTACAAAAAAGCACTTTTCCATCGTGAAGAGTGCTGATTTTTGTTCCTTCTCTTGGTTATTCAAACTTCAATATAATGCTAATTGATAATCAAAGTTTGACAAAAGTTTTTAGGGATTTTAAATCCTTTCATCTGGTTATTTCTCCTATAGGTTGGGGATTATAAGTTGGTAATCACCCTTGAATGTTACAGGAGGAAGGCATTTATGCTAACAAAATTTCTTCATTTTCTTCCTGATTGGATCGTATATGTACAAAGCTTGGTTTGTTTCATCGTGCCAATCGGCATTGCAAAGTTTTTTAAATGGATTAATTCGCTAGAGAAAGTGTGAGAGCATCATGAGAAGAAAATCATCTAAGTATTCTGACCAAGAAAGAGAACGAGAGAATGGTGAACACTCAAACACCTCCACTTTTACAGGAGACTACGCCGTTGATCTTCATCGGATTCAGAGTGAGATCGGACAAAATAGTGACGTACATATCCGAGAGTTTAAGATAGAAACACTGCATGCTAGGGCTGCTCTCATCTTTATTGATGGCTTAGCAGATACAGATTTGATCAACAATAATATTCTCCGCAGTTTAATGTCTGTCGATGAACAAGACTATAAAAGTCGTGATATCGCAGCTTCTGCCAGAGAAAGATTGAGCTCTCATATGCTATTGGTAGGAAAAATTAACGAGACTTCTCATATACAAAGCTTCAACGCTTCAATTCTGTCTGGATCTGCTGGGTTACTTGTAGAAGGAACATCAATTGGTTTTGTTCTTGATGTTGCAAAAGCGAAGACGAGGAATATAGAAGAACCCCAATCAGAAGCATTAGTTCGAGGACCAAGAGTTGGATTTGTTGAGCAGTTATCAGATAATACGGCCTTGTTAAGAAACCTGTCCAAAACAGAGGACCTCACGATCAATACATTTACAGTGGGCACAAAATGCAAAAAGAGTTTAGCTGTTGTCTATATGAGGGACATCGTAGATCCACAGCTTCTAGAAGAGGTTAAACAGCGAATTGATTCAATTACAATGGATGACTTGCCTGAGTCTGGGTATGTGGAGCAGTTAATTGAAGATAATCAATTCAGTCCGTTTCCACAGATTCAAAATACCGAACGTCCTGATCGTGTTATGGGAGCGATTCTTGAAGGCCGGGTTGGCATCTTATTGGATGGTACTCCGTTTGCGCTTATTCTGCCCGTTACTTTCAATATGCTTCTGCAGTCACCCGAAGATTATTACGAGCGATGGATTTCCGGAACGCTCATTCGAATGCTGCGTTATTTAGCTGCTTTTATCGCGTTGTTCGGACCTTCCCTCTATATTGCGTTTAGCTCGTTTCATCAAGGATTGATTCCGACCAAGCTTGCGATTTCCATTGCTGCAAGTCGAGAAGGCGTTCCTTTTCCTCCCTTGATCGAAGCGATGATCATGGAGGTCTCGATCGAAATTTTACGTGAAGCTGGGCTACGTCTTCCAAAGCCTGTCGGACAATCCCTCGGAATCGTTGGAGGGTTGATTGTCGGTGAAGCTGCAGTGCAGGCTGGTATCGTCAGTCCCATCATGGTTATCGTGGTTGCAGTAACCGCCATCTCTTCTTTTACCTTGCCGCATTATAGCATAGGCATCACGATTCGTTTTCTCAGATTCGTCGTCATGTTGTTCTCTGCCGTATTTGGTCTTTATGGCATTGTGCTGTTTGTCCTGTTATTATGCACGCACCTCGTTAAACTCAAGAGCTTTAACGTCCCTTATTTAAGCCCTGCGGTTCCCTATCAGTTAAGCGATTTAAAGGATCTTTTAATTCGTGCGCCACTCTCTATGATGAAACGGCGCCCCAAACTGATGCATACGCAAGAGAGCAAAAGGAAATAATCAATGTGATTATCTAGCAAGGAGTAATAAGGAGTGATCTCTATGACGAAACAAAAATTCGATCAGATTACTACTCCACAAACGGTCGTAATCATTAGTAATTTTATTTTAGGGATAGGCATATTGACGCTGCCAAGAACGGTAACCGAAAAAGTCAAAACTCCTGACGGCTGGATCACGATCATATTGGGTGGAATTATTGCTCTTCTTGTTGCTATCATCATGGTCAAACTGGCTGAACGTTTTCCGGGAAGAAGCATTTTTCAATATAGCAACGAAATTACAGGGAAATTAATCGGCTCGATCATCAGTCTATGCATCATCGTCTATTATCTCACGCTCGCAAGTTTCGAACTGAGAGCAATGTCAGAAACCACCCGTCTCTTTTTATTACAAGGGACACCCACCTGGGCGATTATTCTCCCCTTTATTTGGATTGGACTTTATCTGATCACCGGCGGCATCAATCCGATTGCGAGAATGTTTGAAATCATTTTTCCCGTCACCATCCTTTTCTTTCTCGTTGTGATGTTTTTAGGGTTAAAAGTATTTGAAATTGACAACCTGCGTCCTGTGATGGGAATGGGCGTTATACCTGTTATGAAGGGGTTAACCACCACTTCTTTATCATTTGTCGGTTTTGAAATCATTTTAATCATCTATATGTATATGAAAAAACCTGCACGTGCTTTAAAAGCAACGATCATCGGATTAAGCATCTCACTCGTTTTCTATTGTGTCACCTTTGTTATGGTGATCGGTGCACTGTCCATTGATGGTGCAGTCACTCAAACATGGCCTGTATTAACGTTTATCAGAAGTTTCGAGTTACAAGGGTTATTTGTAGAACGGTTTGATTCCCTACTTCTCGTCATTTGGATCATGCAGCTGTTTACCACGTTTTCCGTTTGCTATTATGCGGCAGCTCTCGGCTTGTCTCACCTTTTGAATAAGAAAATCGATCTTTTTATATACGGCCTTGCACCTATGATCTATATCGTATCCATGATGCCAAGAAACATTAACGAGATGTTTGCACTCGGCTCGATGATTGGCAATTTTACGCTTTACTTTTTCAGTAGTGTTCCCATCCTCTTGTTGCTCATCTCACTTCTGCGAGGGAAAAAAACATGAACAAACTACGGAAGAAATATATATGCCTCGCGATCATCTTAAGTATAAACCTTATCGTACTGACCAGCTGTTGGAGCTACACACCCATTGAGGATGTAAATTTTGTAGCAGGAGCTGCATTGGATGCAGAAAAGGGCGGGAATCTTTCCTCCACGCTTCAGTATGTTGTTCCTCATGAAAAAGGCGGTGGTCAAACATCAGGTTTATCCGGACATAAACAGTATATCAACGTAAAAGAAACAGGTGATTCATTGGAACCCATCGGCTGGGAAACAACGCTTAAAAGGGAAGGAATCATCTTTGGTGCTCACGAAAAAATTGTCGTGATCGGCAAAAAGCTAGCGAGTCAGGCAGACATGGAACAGCTCATTGATTTGTATTACCGGGATATCGATATTCGAGGAAGTACCCTCGTTTTTGTTGCAAACGGACGCGCAGGAAAAATATTAGAATCTAACGAACCCGATGTCGTTCCTTCATATCGGATCTATGATATCGCTAATCAGCAATCAACGACCAGAATGTTGAAACCGACCTCCTTGATCCAGATGTTAAGCAAAATGGAGTCAGATTCAAGTTTTGCCGTGCAAATGCTCACCACTGAAAAAGGGGAAATAACATTCGATGGCGCAGCAGTCTTTAAAGGAACAAACAAAAAACTAATTGGTACAATGAACAAAAAAGAGATTGAAGGCCTAAACCTTATAACTGGCGACAGCAAGAGCGGTTCCATTCGCTCTGACAGGGCAAAACCAGTCTATTTTCAGCTTCAAAAGATAAACTCAAAGATTACACCACATATAAATGGTGACAACATCACCTTTCACATTAACGTTTCAATTGATGGACGTATCGCAGAGGACTGGAAAAAATCAATTGATCTGTTTGAAGATACAAATGTGAGAAAGGTTGAAAAAGAAATTCAAAAAGAAGCCGAAACGATGGTTCAACAAACAGTGACTAAAATGAAGGATGACCTTGGCGTTGATGTTGCAGGTTTCGGCAATGCGTTAAGAATACAGCGCCCGAGAGACTGGCACCGTATGAAGAAGGACTGGGATGAACGGTTTAAAACCGCATCCATTACGTCAAAGGTCAGTATTCATGTTACCGATTATGGCATGATCGGGAAAAGAAAAAAATAAGTTCCATATTATTTAGGAAACTTCAAAGAAAAGATGGAAAGCTGACCTTAATGGTTGGCTTTCCTTTTTTAAAGAGCTTTTTTATAAGGTTGCTTGTGCTGAGAGTGGATGGCAATTGGCAGCTTATCTCAAGCCTTAATGCTTCCAGAAGCTTCATTTTAATTTATCGAGTCTTTCTGCAAATGACTAAGTTTCTTTTACAAAAAACACCTGATGATGTAAAGAAGGTCCTTGATATGGGGATGCTTGAAAGCGTAGCGATGACTTGGAACAAGCTTGAAGATATGAAGTAAAAGTTTGCTTGACTTCCATTAGTAAATTGGCAAAATTAGCAAACAAGCAGCCTCCCAATTGGGTAAAGCTGCTTGTTTATTTCTCCATTAAAATAAAACAGCATGATTTAAGCTTTTTTATCGCAAACATAAGCTTCAAGATATAAGAACATGGGAACAATGAGTGTAGCAATCTAGATTGAATAACCCATTGACCTTTTTCTATTTATCTTTTAAAATCCTTTCAGCAGCATGATTTGCGATAGTACTTAACAAGGCAGTAAAATATGGAGTTGATTGCATGTTTAACTTGGAGATTTTTCAGCAGTTACCTGTAAAAATTTTAACAGTGGCAGTGCTGATTATATTAACAGCTTATTTTATTCGTAAATCCATACAGCTTTTCTTTGAGAAGACCAGTTTCTTGGATGAAAATCGGGAAGAAACCTAGATGCATTTTTCGAACCAAGTCCTTAAAGGGCTGGGACTGGTGTTTTTCTTAATTTATGTCCTTAGCCATTTCTTTGACCTTACAAGGCTTGTTACGGGATCAGTCGTTGTGGCCGGTGCCTTGGCAATAATTTTTCAACATATTATCCGTGATTATATTATGGGACTTGCCTACCTCTTTGAACGCCAGATTCATCTTGGAGATTATGTCATCATTAATGGCAATAGACAAGGAAAGATTGAGGAGATCAGCATGCGTCACCTGCAGATTCGTCAGTATGACGGATATGTTTATACGGTCTCGTACGGCAATATAACAGAACTTCAGAACGGGAACCGAGGTATGCGACGCGTGAACGAAAGCCTAATTCTCAACTATAGACAAAATCCGGACGAAGCTTTTAAGGTGATGGAAGAAGTAGCAAGAACATGCAATGAGAAATACGATGAATTTCTTTTAAAAGATTTTCACGGTGCTCCCGTTGAAGGTTTTAAATTCAACCAAATTACTGAATTAAATGTAGATTACAGAGGGCACCGATACTCCCTTTCAGGTCTAGTGAAGGAAGCACATTTTGTAGACGCCAGCAAAAAAGTAAGATATGAGCTGGCGATGGCAGCGTATATGAACAACTTGATGATGGCAGAAAGCGGAGAATTGGAGAACAAGAAGAGTTTTGATCCTCAGGGTTAATACTGGATATGTAAAGAAAAAACTGCACCTCCAATTGTTAATGGTGTCTAACAATTGGGGTGCAGTTCAAAAATTTGGTCGTTTTTTAATGTCATTTACATATCCGATTATATTGCCATTTCACCTGCTAAAAGACTTACGAATTATAATTTTCTCCTCCAAAAGAGAACCCGTTACCAATAAACGTAACGTTTTTTCTTCTGGAGTACAAAAGTGAATTAACATAGTAAGTCGCATATTAATAAGCAATAGAAAAAACACTGCAAATTGCAGTGCTTTTAACTTTTTATATTAAATTTAATTAGACTGAGTTTTCTTCCGCAATCGCACCCGATTGCTGAAGATATAACCCCACTTAATTAGGCAACTAGCAATTTTCTTTATTCACAGTCCTTCTTATTTCAGCATAGAGTTCATCAAGTGGTTGCGAGCCGTTGAGCTTTAATACAGGACTCTTTGATATTGTCATTTGATAGGATTGTTCTCCATATGTACCTGCCATCATCTTATCTTCTTCTGACCAATAAGTTTTACACCATTCTAAAAAGTCATTTGTATACTCATCATTTTCATCTAGCCACATTTGACTATTTCGTTCGATTTCTCTGTTCCTTAATCGTTTCATACGGACTTCTTCATCAAGTGAAAGAAAAACTAAAAGGTCACGGTTACTAAAACCTTCTGGACACCACATAAAAACGGAACCAGACGCTATATAACTATCGTTAGAAAACATATCTCTTTGGTACATCTCAATCCGTTTCTCAATTGGATTATTTTCTAAAAAAGATTCATCTTTCCAAAGATAATTATCGGTATCTATCCACTTGATATTTTCCTTTTCACTGATATATTTTGCTAAAGTGCTTTTGCCAGTTCCTGATCCACCAATTATATGGATTTTCATAAATATCCCCTCTCATACGGTAGTTCTAATTATCTCTCTGTATCAATTGATCTGTTCTCCTTGGGCTTTATTAACCGTTTATTCAACAATCCTGCTACGTTTGCTTAATAAATTCATTAAAAAGTGCGTTAATCTTTCTTGGATCAACGCACCTGATTTTGAACACCTCTCATTGTGTTTTATTCACTAGATGATATTTATTTTGTGGGAATATAAGCTCAATCTGCTCAAGGTCATCTTTATCTAACTTCAAGCTTAAAGCCTTCAAATTATCTTCAATATGTTCCTTATTTACAGCCTTTGGAATAGTAACTAGTTGTTCTTCCTTTAAAACCCAATGCAACGCTACTTGATACACTGATGCATTATATTTATTAGCTATTATATTAAGTACATCTCGCTCCTTTGTCCCTACCTCTGGAAATCCATCCATACCAAATATTTTTGGTGCATAACCAAATGGAGAATACCCCATAACAGTTATGTTATTTTCCTTACAATAAGGCAAAATATCATTCTCAATCCGCCTATCATTTAAGTGATAGGCTACTTGGTTACAAACAAGTGGGATACTACCTAAACATTGTTGGGCTTCTTTCATTAAATCAGGTGTGAAATTACTTACACCGACGTACTTTATTAATCCTAATTTAACTAACTCCACCATTGCTCCCATCGTCTCGGAAATTTCATACTGTTCGCTTGGCCAGTGCTGTAAATATAAATCTATTTGGTTCGTTTTTAAACGTTTTAAACTTGCTTCTGCAGCTCTTAAAACACCATTAAAGGAACAATTTTTTGCAGATACTTTTGTAACAAGAAATACTTCTTTTCTTACATCCTGTATTGCTTGACCAACAATTTTCTCCGCTCCCCCATTTCCATATTCTTCAGCAGTATCAATTAGTTTAAGGCCATTGGTTAAACCGAAACGAAGTGCTTCAATTTCTTGTTTTTCGTTTAACTTACTCTCACCAAACTTCCAAGTCCCTTGCCCTATAGCAGGAATTCGTTCCATTGTGTTACCGAGTCTACGATATAACATAATTCCCCCCTGAAATTATCTCCTCTTGCAGCTTTCTAAGCATTTTACTATTTTTGTGGAATAAACAGCTTAGCAGTTTTTAATGAAGATTGATGAATAAGATATTATTAAACTAGTAGTAATATGTATTAGTCCCTTTTAAATTAACTTCACTTAATAGTCTAGCCTACCTATCTAAATTTGACATTTAATAAATCAAAACAATTCGCTTCTTGAAGAACTGCACCCGATAGTGGAATAAACTCATTACAGGAACCCTGCCCCTTACTTCAGTAAAGAGAGATTCGAAAACTTAATTGCTAAGGTACAAGCTAGTTCCTTATATCCTAAAGAATGGGCAATCGCTACCGACGATGTATTAGACTTTAGTGTTTGATAATGCATTATTGCACCAGTTGTTAATCCTTTACTTGTTAAAGCAGATACAACTGCCTTAGCATGTCCATTACCACGATAATCGGGGTGACTAATAATACCGACGCTTAGAAAGCCTGACCTTTCTACACTCCAGGAACCTGCTGCGACGATCTTTTCATCATAGAATCGTGCGATAATCGGCTGTCTATGATCTTCTATATTGCTATGTTCCCACTCAGTCTCAGAGCAAGATTTACGCAAATCTTGAAGTAAAACAAGTGATTTTTCGGTCACAAGTTCAACAACTTCAGGAGATTTCAGTTCAATGAATGAACCACAATCAACATATCCTTGAAATGCTGGTCCAATGACTTGGTAATTATCTGAATTAAGTGACCTAGCAAGCAGTTTCACATCAAATGCTTCGTCTGGACGACATCCACTTACCGCTATATTTATCTGTGGGACATACTTAGGAGGTGCTGATATGACACATGTTGAACCATTATAAAAGCAGTAAATACCATGATATCCTTCCAACTTCCCAGAGTGTTGACGAACGATTAATTTTGGAGTTTTCATATCTGAAATATCACACTCAAGACGCTCTGCCCAATTTCTATATACATGATCTCTAGTTGTTTCTTGAACCACTAAATAACACCTCCGTTATCCCCAATCAAACTTCTACAAGAAGGCTGACGACTTTCTCTTATTCAACAATCCTGCTACGTTTGTTGAATAGGGCTAGCGCATTTACTCATGAGCTGCCGATATCCTTGAGTTCTCTGTTTATCCTTATTTGACAGATGGCAGATTGATCGTAAAACATGTTCCTTTCTTCAGTTCGCTCTCAATTTTAATCTGTCCGCCTATCTGCTTTACGATTTGGTGGCAAACGGTTAAGCCAAGGCCCGTTCCTTTTTCCTTTGTTGAATAATACGGGCTGCCTAATTTTTTGATTTGGTTTGCGGTCATGCCTACACCGTTATCTTTAATTTGAATGGATATGAAGCCATCAGCATGTTTTGCAGCCGAAATCCAAATCTCCCCTTCGCTTTTAATTGCTTCAACTGCATTTTTTATCACGTTAATTAACACTTGCTGAATCTCCAGTTTAAGACCTTGGATCTCAAGAGATGGCTCAACTTGCTGGGTGATATGTATGCTGTTTAAAATGGCATATGAACGCATGACGTCAATGGATTGTTGAATGACAGACGATAAATCTATCACTTCATATTGCTCCGTTTGCGGTTTTGAGAGCGCTAAATATTGATTGATGATTTCCTGTGCCCGATCTAACTCATCAATTGAAATTCTTATGTACAATTGCTGTTCTTCTGTTAAATTTTCCTTTTGCATTAATTGCATAAACCCTCGAACAGATGTCATTGGATTTCGGATTTCGTGGGCAACTGAAGCAGCAAGCTGGCTGACAACATTCATCTTTTCCGTTCGAATCAGTTCTTGTCTCATTTTTATTTGCTCATTCATGTTTTCAATTAAATAGATGATGGTAATAAGCGTTGCTAAAACAATAAGAGATGAGCTTAATTCAAAGATTGTTTGCCTATCATCTCCTTTTAACTGAAGAGAGATCCCTCTTGTGATCGGAATCATCAAATAAAACAAGCTGATCACGATGACTTTGCCTCTTATTCGATAACGATGAAACAAGCTGGTTATTGGTAGTAACAGAAGACAGAATATCGTATAATTTCCGATTAAGACCAACAGCCTCTGGTCTGTAAAGTAACCAGTAATAAGCAATGCCAACAGTGCTGCAAACCCTACTCGTTTTCCTCCGTATAAAAAGGATAGAATGATCGCTACCGCTTTGAAGTCATACTTATAGATTTCGTGATATAGAACAGGCTGGCTCATTGTGAAAATCAATATAATAATCATGAAAAGAAAAAACTTTGAAGAGATCTTCTTCCTTTTCTCTTCAGTCTCCTTAAAGAACACTTGATAAAACAGGATTGTAAATAGAATAAAAACCACGTGCAAGCACATGCTTTGAATAGACTCCCACATACCGTTCCCTACTTCCTAGATATACCTCGCTAATTTGATTTTCGACAAATTTGAAGAATATCCTTGTCTGCACAACAAAATTCTAGGTCATTCTATCTATTTCTAAGCTGGGTAGGGTGTCTGTTAAATAAAAAAAGTACGCGTATAAATTCGCGTACTACTAGTCTAGAAATTTATTATTTTTTATTTCTAAGTAGCTCTTCCAGTCGATCCCATGTTTCTGTAATTCCTTGAATCGCGCCCATATCCAATACTGTTTTGAGCCCTTCAGCAGAAGCATATTCACAACGATTTACTAGTTTTGTCTTACCATCCATTTCTACAAATTCAGCCGTTACACTTGTAGCGGGCATGATGTCATTCGTTTTGCCATCTTCATCTGAGAAATAATCGACATAGACTATTTTTTCTGGTTCAACAATTTCCTTGTAAAAGGCTTTCCCCCAAGATTCCATTCCATAAAATTCACCTTGGTTTTGATCCACACACTTCATACAATAATGATAAACACCACCTGGCTTGAATTCCATGTTGCAAACCGGCAGCTCCCAGCCTCTAGGACCCCACCATTGTTTGAGGTATTCAGGTTCTTTAAACATCTTAAAAACCTTATCACGCGGTGCGTTAAATACTCTTTCAAGAACGAGAACTCGATCATTTTCTACCTTGGACATCATTGTGTTATTGGACATGGGTATCCTCCTAGAAAAAAAGTATAATATCAGCTTATTAACCCTATTCACTAGACTAATGATAATTCCTGCTCTCTGTTTGAAGTCAGTTGTAAACAAAATGAGTATATTTTCTAAATGAGGTATATTATTAATGCTGAAATGTTTTGTTTGATAGAAAAGCTATTTACCGTCTTTTTACTTAAAGTCAAACCATATATTATGTTCAAGATTAAACTTCCCTGCGTTCATACACTCTTTTAAAAAGTCTTCCATGTTGTCAAAAGATTTCTCTTTCTTTCCACGTCTGTTCACTTGAAGAATCTGATCATCTTTATTAATCACAAAAAAACATTCCCACGCAAGGGAATCAGCAAATATGAACCAGTCTTCAGGATTTCTTTTTCTTGCATACATCTGCTGCATGGACTCAATAGGGAATGGCTGGTACCCTTCCTCTTCTATACTCATTCCTCGATAACTTTCAACGTATCCAGCAATCCTTACAAGGTCAAACAAATAGCATCCATTGAAATGAGTTAAAAATGTTCTATATGCATTTAGAGCAGGTCTGTCAAACTTCTTCATTAATTGATCGATTTTCTCACTTGATAATGGTGGCTGCAAATGCGTATGCCACCTTTCCTCTTCTTCTATGAGACCGAAAAGAATCGTACCTGTTCTTAATTTCTTTTTATTATTTTGGTAAAAAGAATCTAATAGATTGGGTATATCTTTGTAAATCATTAAGGACTCATCTCCTTTTACTCTTAATCCCAAGTTTCCTCTTTTTCAAAATAACCTCTCTAGTTGTTAATAGGTATTGAAGGTGTTTTGAATCATTTTCTCCTTTCAAACTTCAATATGCTCCCGTTAATTATACAAAAACTTTATCCCCCTAAATCCCAATATACTTATCCATATTAAAAATACATATAATTCTTTCTTAAACCCATTCCTGTAACGGTGGACAAACTGATTCCATATTTTAATATGAGGCATTTGAGTTTGAGGTTTACGAATGTCGCGTAATCTTTTTAACTCGTTCTAGAAAAGTAAAAAATGAGGAGGTGTTTGTATTGGATAATAAACACCAATGGGATCTTAATGGATTAAATACGGGTGACTTTCAAGTAAGTGGCGGTACTCCTCGTTATCCTGACGATCAGCATGCACAAGACCCGCGTATCTTCATTCCCGGCTGCGTAATCGGTATTTGTTTTAACTTTTGCGCAGGTGTGTGCTTCGGATGCGGTGGATGCGGCGGTTGCGGCGGATGCGCTGGCCGTTGTGGAGGATGCGGCGGATGTGGTGGCTGTGCAGGCCGTTGCGGTGGTTGTGGCGGTTGCGGCGGTCGCTGCGGAGGACCTGGCCGATAACAGGCTGGCGGGCAAAAAAATGTGGCTTGAATCAAATGTAGATATAACTTTTGATTCAAGTCTATTTCCCCTGTGCTGCACAAGAATTTAAAGTGAAACTGTATTAATGAAATATACATATTTATCATTTGTTTGTTCAGGGTGAAAACCAATATATTCACATTAATCCCCTTAATTTTACATTAGTGCAATACACCCCAAAAAGCCTACAAAGACAAAGACATAACGTACAAGCAGACTCCATAAAAATAGATGATGAGCTTTTGGTAAGGAGGGTTATTATGCAGACTATTCATCCGTCGATGATTTTAAAAGTGAAAAGAGATACATTCATCTATCCTGAATCCAGCCAAGGTGTGTACCTGCGAAACAACGTCACTTCTATCCGAATAGAAGGAAGCACGATTGAGAAGTGGCTTGAACGACTTGTTCCAATGCTCGATGGCACGCTCACCCTTGATCATATAACAAATGGATTGCCACAAGCATTTAAAGACCAAGTGTTCAAAATCGTTCAGGTTCTCTACGAAAACGGCTTTGTTCGTGATCTTAGCCAAGATCTTCCGCATCAGCTTCCTGAACAGATTCTTACAAAATATGCATCTCAAATCGAATTTATCAATCATATATGTGATTCAGGTGCGCATCGGTTTCAGAGGTATCGTGAGGCAAAGGTGGCTGTAATGGGGGCAGGCACACTTCTCCTCTCTCTTGTTACATCACTCATTCAATCTGGTCTCTCTGCGTTCACCATCATCCCAACCCATTCACAAAAAAAAGATCACGAAAGGCTGAAAGAAATTGTTGCAGCGGCGAGCGAATCAGATTCCACTTCAAAAATCACTGTGTTAAAGTCAGAATCGCAAACATGGAGCGAAAATCTAGAACACTATGACTACATCATTTTTGGTTCACTAGACAGCGATCTTGCACAACTTCGTACGGTTCAGAAAATCTGCAAAGATCAGGGAAAACACTTTCTTCCGGTTACGATTAATAAGGATTTGGCTTTTGCTGGTCCGCTTGTGTCGCCAAAATCCACATTGAGCTGGGAATGCGCTCACCGCCGTGTACATCAGTCATCCTCAATAAAAAATGAATCTAGTACATCAACAGCCTGTGCGCTGCTAGCGAACGTGGCAGTTTTTGAGCTGTTCAAAGAAATAACCGGTGCACAGGATCAGAAAAAGGACCACTCTATTTACAGACTGAACTTGGAAACACTTGAAGGAAACTGGCACAGCGTTCTTCCCCACCCGCTTGTGAACGGCAATGTTCAAGCAGAACCGATTCAAGACCCGCAATTATTCTTAAAAAGAGAAAAAGAACAACAAAAAGATCTACATTCGTTGTTTTATGGTATTACGTCAAAAGAAACCGGCATTTTTTATACGTGGGAAGAAGAGGAACTGCTGCAGCTCCCGTTATCTCAGTGCAAGATC is from Fictibacillus sp. b24 and encodes:
- a CDS encoding helix-turn-helix domain-containing protein, translated to MAIIINIDVMLAKRKMSVTELSERVGITMANLSILKNGKAKAIRLTTLDAICKALDCQPGDLLEYKPDEEDVL
- a CDS encoding spore germination protein translates to MRRKSSKYSDQERERENGEHSNTSTFTGDYAVDLHRIQSEIGQNSDVHIREFKIETLHARAALIFIDGLADTDLINNNILRSLMSVDEQDYKSRDIAASARERLSSHMLLVGKINETSHIQSFNASILSGSAGLLVEGTSIGFVLDVAKAKTRNIEEPQSEALVRGPRVGFVEQLSDNTALLRNLSKTEDLTINTFTVGTKCKKSLAVVYMRDIVDPQLLEEVKQRIDSITMDDLPESGYVEQLIEDNQFSPFPQIQNTERPDRVMGAILEGRVGILLDGTPFALILPVTFNMLLQSPEDYYERWISGTLIRMLRYLAAFIALFGPSLYIAFSSFHQGLIPTKLAISIAASREGVPFPPLIEAMIMEVSIEILREAGLRLPKPVGQSLGIVGGLIVGEAAVQAGIVSPIMVIVVAVTAISSFTLPHYSIGITIRFLRFVVMLFSAVFGLYGIVLFVLLLCTHLVKLKSFNVPYLSPAVPYQLSDLKDLLIRAPLSMMKRRPKLMHTQESKRK
- a CDS encoding GerAB/ArcD/ProY family transporter produces the protein MTKQKFDQITTPQTVVIISNFILGIGILTLPRTVTEKVKTPDGWITIILGGIIALLVAIIMVKLAERFPGRSIFQYSNEITGKLIGSIISLCIIVYYLTLASFELRAMSETTRLFLLQGTPTWAIILPFIWIGLYLITGGINPIARMFEIIFPVTILFFLVVMFLGLKVFEIDNLRPVMGMGVIPVMKGLTTTSLSFVGFEIILIIYMYMKKPARALKATIIGLSISLVFYCVTFVMVIGALSIDGAVTQTWPVLTFIRSFELQGLFVERFDSLLLVIWIMQLFTTFSVCYYAAALGLSHLLNKKIDLFIYGLAPMIYIVSMMPRNINEMFALGSMIGNFTLYFFSSVPILLLLISLLRGKKT
- a CDS encoding Ger(x)C family spore germination protein — protein: MNKLRKKYICLAIILSINLIVLTSCWSYTPIEDVNFVAGAALDAEKGGNLSSTLQYVVPHEKGGGQTSGLSGHKQYINVKETGDSLEPIGWETTLKREGIIFGAHEKIVVIGKKLASQADMEQLIDLYYRDIDIRGSTLVFVANGRAGKILESNEPDVVPSYRIYDIANQQSTTRMLKPTSLIQMLSKMESDSSFAVQMLTTEKGEITFDGAAVFKGTNKKLIGTMNKKEIEGLNLITGDSKSGSIRSDRAKPVYFQLQKINSKITPHINGDNITFHINVSIDGRIAEDWKKSIDLFEDTNVRKVEKEIQKEAETMVQQTVTKMKDDLGVDVAGFGNALRIQRPRDWHRMKKDWDERFKTASITSKVSIHVTDYGMIGKRKK
- a CDS encoding mechanosensitive ion channel family protein, which gives rise to MHFSNQVLKGLGLVFFLIYVLSHFFDLTRLVTGSVVVAGALAIIFQHIIRDYIMGLAYLFERQIHLGDYVIINGNRQGKIEEISMRHLQIRQYDGYVYTVSYGNITELQNGNRGMRRVNESLILNYRQNPDEAFKVMEEVARTCNEKYDEFLLKDFHGAPVEGFKFNQITELNVDYRGHRYSLSGLVKEAHFVDASKKVRYELAMAAYMNNLMMAESGELENKKSFDPQG
- a CDS encoding AAA family ATPase encodes the protein MKIHIIGGSGTGKSTLAKYISEKENIKWIDTDNYLWKDESFLENNPIEKRIEMYQRDMFSNDSYIASGSVFMWCPEGFSNRDLLVFLSLDEEVRMKRLRNREIERNSQMWLDENDEYTNDFLEWCKTYWSEEDKMMAGTYGEQSYQMTISKSPVLKLNGSQPLDELYAEIRRTVNKENC
- a CDS encoding aldo/keto reductase, which codes for MLYRRLGNTMERIPAIGQGTWKFGESKLNEKQEIEALRFGLTNGLKLIDTAEEYGNGGAEKIVGQAIQDVRKEVFLVTKVSAKNCSFNGVLRAAEASLKRLKTNQIDLYLQHWPSEQYEISETMGAMVELVKLGLIKYVGVSNFTPDLMKEAQQCLGSIPLVCNQVAYHLNDRRIENDILPYCKENNITVMGYSPFGYAPKIFGMDGFPEVGTKERDVLNIIANKYNASVYQVALHWVLKEEQLVTIPKAVNKEHIEDNLKALSLKLDKDDLEQIELIFPQNKYHLVNKTQ